The genomic stretch GTTCTGTCGGAGACAAGTGCTCTCATCTCTCAATTATCGACCACCAGTTGCTTAGGTTTTCTGTTGAGccaactttttcttttcttcttaacCTGCAGCTGGTGTACCAAATCTTGACATGGTTGAGAGCGTAGATGATGAGAAGGTATGTGATCAACTTAATATTTTTCTTCTGGTTTACTCTGCAATTGCTCCTGATTTCTCAAAATAGTATCCTTTAAGGCAATCAGTCATCAGTAGCTGAATTATTTTGGCTGCCTTCTCATATTGTATCGCTTGCTTGGTGAAGATAAAATTATATTACTAGTCTCATAGAACTTGCTCTTGTAGGCGATCTATGATATTTTATTGTGTCACTTGGGAGTTAGGCCTTAGGAAATAAAAGTTGCATTGCTACTGCATTGTCTTGTTGCCAGATTGGATTCTCGATCTTGCATAAGTAACAAGGCTGAAAGTAAATTTTTTCTTTCAGATTGCTAATCGTCTTGATCGGGTGGTAGCTGATTTGGGGAGAAAACCTCTTAAGGTCTTGGTCCAAGTCAACACAAGTGGAGAAGAATGTGGGTACTCTAGTTCTCTTTTTTGATACAATTGCATGGTATGAATTTCTCAGTGTGGAGTGCATGTGGTACTTACTTTTCAACATTTGTACCCTACACATTGTTTGTAGCTACTGTTAAGTGTTTCTAAGTGATCAATTTTTGTTTTGTGAAATCATATTGTTCCTGCCTTAGCATTGCCAGAGTGAAGATATGTATTTCTCAAACACTATTGCCATTTTGCAGCCAAATTTGGAGTAGATCCCTCAGGGTGTGCAGGATTAGCAAAACATGTCAAATTAAGCTGTCCAAATCTTGTATTTTCTGGTTTGATGACAATTGGGATGCTTGATTATTCCTCAACTCCGGAGAATTTCAAGGTTATTATTTGAGACACAAATTTACTTGGACTGATCTGCTTCATAGTGCTAATGTACGATGTTTTTCGATCGCATAGGCACTCACTAGCTGCCGGAAGGAGGTATGTGACGAGCTTGGAATACCAGAAGAGCAGTGTGAGTTGTCAATGGGCATGTCTGCTGATTTTGAGCAAGCGGTAAGGAACAGACTACAAGAAGATAACTAGGAGACGTGAAAGCTGAATGCCTAATACCTCTTACTTGTTATTTGTGTTTGTGCAGATTGAAATGGGCAGCACAAATGTCAGAGTTGGATCAACTATATTTGGTGCAAGAGAATACCCAAAGAAGAATTAGGATAACTATATATTTCAGGTTTTGTTGTGGCACTGCCTGCATAGAATATGTACGATTCTCATCTAGAAATAAAATATTGGTGATAAATATGTATCCAGTTCCTCCAACATTCCGCTTTGATTTTTTTCACAATGTGTCATTAATAAAACTACTGTTTGTCATGGTGATTCCGAAGAGCCACTTAAGTTGCTCATACAACTGAAGCCTAAAAGGCCATAGTCAATCTTGTAGCAGTTGTATTGCATGCAAATGGCAATGTTCAACCTTTCATGTACTGTTTTTTGTACTttagcaaataaaatcatctaacggATCATCATTTAAGAACTCATTCTCATTTAATATCTATGGAATCATCATTTCACCAATGTTCTGCAGATGTCTCAACTTCTGCGGAAATCCCCATGCTGCACTTGTTTGCTCTCGGAACTTCAATGATTCATGTATTCAAGAAAAAACACATTTCATATTTCTAGTGATATTTTTTAAAGAATGTTGGATGTACAAAGAATTTCACAAACTGACATCCAGTGATACAACCTGGGAGAGGAGCTTTTGCTCACATATGAAAGAAACTCTGCTGATTTGTCAATTTCAATATCCCATTCCATCCCTTTCATCAGATATCAAGGAGGAATTTACTTTTTGCCATGCTTTACTTTGGCAATCTACAATTTGCCCTCATTTACTTTTACATCTACGTTTTGCCACTCTTTACTTTGCCCCTTGATGATTTGCCCTTTCGATTTATTTCCGTTTCATTTTAGGATCTAGGATAAAACTCAATGACATAGCTGCCCCTGACTGCACACGTGAACAGAATCACCTTTTCTCCCCTGTTTAGAAAGAAGCGGGAAGAACCGCAGCTCCGCTGGCCCTGCTATGTCACACGCAAGCTCACTGGAATCCTAATTCTAGCTCTCAGCACACAGGGGAGGGCGGGATGAGGTGGTTCGT from Lolium rigidum isolate FL_2022 chromosome 4, APGP_CSIRO_Lrig_0.1, whole genome shotgun sequence encodes the following:
- the LOC124708957 gene encoding pyridoxal phosphate homeostasis protein-like; the encoded protein is MASVAAVEGAAAALRSVLSRAQQAAARSGRSPESVRVVAVSKTKPVGVIRGVYDAGQRCFGENYVQELIDKAPQLPDDIEWHFIGNLQSNKAKALLAGVPNLDMVESVDDEKIANRLDRVVADLGRKPLKVLVQVNTSGEESKFGVDPSGCAGLAKHVKLSCPNLVFSGLMTIGMLDYSSTPENFKALTSCRKEVCDELGIPEEQCELSMGMSADFEQAIEMGSTNVRVGSTIFGAREYPKKN